In Streptococcus parapneumoniae, the genomic stretch GACCGACTTGAAAAGGATTTGGTGGAAGAAGAAGTCAAACTCTATATTCTTTGCAACCCTCACAATCCTGGTGGACGTGTTTGGGAAAAAGAAGTGTTGGAGAAGATTGGCCAACTCTGCCAAAAACACGGTGTTTTCTTGGTTTCAGATGAGATTCACCAAGATTTGGCCCTCTTTGGTCACAAGCATCATTCCTTCAATACCATCAACCCTGACTTTAAAGAATTTGCGATCGTCTTGAGCAGTGCTACTAAAACCTTTAATATTGCTGGGACAAAAAATTCCTATGCAGTTATTGAAAATCCTAAGTTGAGACTGGCTTACCAGAAACGCCAATTGGCCAATAATCAGCATGAAATTTCAGGCTTGGGCTATTTGGCGACAGAAGCTGCTTATCGCTATGGGAAGGGTTGGCTAGAGGAACTCAAGCAAGTCTTTGAAGACCACATCAATTACGTGGTGGATTTATTTGGAAAAGAGACTAAAATCAAGGTTATGAAACCGCAAGGAACCTACTTGATTTGGCTTGATTTTTCAGCCTATGACCTGACTGATGAAACATTGCAAGAGCTGTTGAGAAATGAAGCCAAGGTCATCCTCAACCGTGGTTTGGATTTTGGAGAGGAAGGAAGTCTCCATGCCCGCCTCAATGTAGCCATGCCTAAGTCTCTGCTGCAAGAAGTTTGTCAGCGGATTGTGACGACTTTTGCCAAACGTTAAAAATCCAGCCTTCTAGGAGAAAAGTCTTCCTAGAAGGCTATTTTCATAGGGGAAAATATGGTATAATAAAAAGATAAGGTAAAGGTAAAAATATGGCTAAATTGATTCCGGGGAAAGTCCGTATCGAAGGCGTTGCCCTTTATGAAACTGGTAAGGTTGACATCATCAAGGAAAAGAACAATCGGCTCTATGCTCGCGTTGCAGAAGAAGAACTGCGCTATAGTTTAGAGGATGGTTTGGTTTTTTGTGCCTGCGATTTTTTCCAAAAGAGGGGCTACTGTGTCCACTTGGCAGCGCTGGAGCATTTTCTGAAAAATGATGATTGTGGTCAGGAAATCTTGCAGAGTCTGGAAGAAGGTCATGAAGAAAAAGAGGCCGTTGAAACCAAGGTGACCTTGGGTGGCAAATTTTTGGATCGAATCTTGTCTCCAAAATCAGACCGAGCCTATGAATTATCGGCTGTGGGGCAGGTGGAAGCAGGAACCAATCATATCTTGTGGACTCTGAGAATCGGCCAAATCAATAGCCAAAAATACTATGTCATTCGAGATATTCCACTCTTTTTAAGGATTGTCGAGCAGAGAAAGTCTTATATGATTGGCAAAACTTATGAGGAATCCTTGTCTTGGGAAGCCTTTGATGAGGCTAGTCAAGAACTTCTGACTTTCTTGCGCGGACTAATGGAGGAAGGACAGGCTCCAGACCTCTTTTTCCAAAACCAAGGTCGGCACCTCTTTTTCCCCCTGACCTTTTTTGAGCAGGGTGTGAATTTACTGATGACCTTGCCGCATTTTCAATTTGACCATCAAGTGGATAGCTATCAGACTCTGCTTTTTCAGGATATGCATGCTGATGCCAATCTATTTGCCTTTACAGTAACAGAATACTCGGATTATTTTGAAATGGAAATCAGTGAGAGTCCAAGGGTCAATGTCTTTTATCAGGGAGCTGTGCTGTTCCATAAAGGACAGGTTTATTTTCTAACAGACCAGCAGATGCGTCTTCTCAAGGAAATTAAAGCGCTACCTGTGGATCAATATGGGAAAAAACACCTGCAATTTGATAGCAGTGACCGCGATAAGTTGGCCTCCTGTCTGACTCTTTTTAGCCAGATGGGGACCGTTTCAGCTCCAGAACGGTTACAAATCAAAACGTTTGCGCCATCGTTTTACTTTGACAGGGAAGAAGATAATCGGATTCGTTTAGAAATTCAGTTTGATTATGGAGACAGACAGGTATCTAGCCGACAAGAGCTAGAAGAATTACCATTTTCGAGTGATGCTGACTTAGAAAAAAGAATTTTCCAAGTCTGTTTGGTTACAGGTTTTGAAGCCGATTTTCAATCTTGGCGTCAGACCTTAAAAGCAGAGTCTGTCTATCATTTTTTCCATGATATCATTCCAGTCTTTGAAAAACTTGGTAATGTTGACCTATCAGATAAGCTAGCAGAGCTTTATAGCTTAGCGAGTCCTCAAGTGCAGATTGCCTCCAAGGGAGGTCTCTTGGAAATCCAGTTTGATTTTCAAGATATTGCCCAAGAGGAAATTGACCAAGCCATGCAGGCCTTGGTTGCCAATCAGGATTTTTACATTGATTCGTCTAACCAAGTCTACTTTTTTGATGAAGAAACCAAGAAAATTCGTCAAAATCTACAGGAGCTGGGGCAGTTTGAACTAAAAGATGGCTCCTTACAGGCTCGGAAATCCTTGGCCTACAGTTTAGCCCATCTCTTTGAAGGGCGAGATCGTGTTTCTTTTTCACAAGAATTCCAGAATCTGGCTCATGATTTGACGCATCCAGAGAACTTCCCTCGACAAGCAACTCAGGTTCAGGCTGATTTGCGAGATTATCAGGAAAAGGGAATCGGCTGGTTGCAGATGCTCCATCATTATGGTTTTGGTGGGATTTTGGCTGATGATATGGGCTTGGGGAAAACCCTTCAGACCATTGCTTTTTTGACCAGTCAAGTGACAAAAGAAAGTCGGGTTTTGATTCTCGCTCCATCTGGTTTGATTTACAACTGGGCAGATGAATTTCAGAAATTTGCCCCACAGTTGGATGTGGCTGTTGTTCATGGTTTGAAAACTAGTCGTGAAGAGATTCTTGCTGAGAGCCATCAAATCTATGTGACGAGCTATGCTACCTTCCGTCAGGACAGTGAGCTTTATCAGGGGATGGCCTTTGACTTCCTTTTCTTAGATGAGGCTCAGGTCATGAAAAATGCCCAGACTAAGATTGCCCAGACCTTGAGACAATTTGTGGTGCCGTCAGTCTTTGCCTTGTCAGGAACTCCGATTGAAAACCATCTGGGTGAGTTGTGGTCTATTTTCCAAATCGTCATGCCAGGACTTTTGCCAAGCAAGAAAGAATTTATGAAATTGTCAGCTGAACGCGTAGCTCAGTTTATCAAGCCTTTCGTGATGAGGCGCAAGAAAGAAGAAGTTCTGACTGAATTGCCAGACTTGATTGAAGTAGTTTATAAGAATGAACTGGAAGACCAGCAAAAGGCTATCTACCTAGCCCAGTTGCAACAGATGCGAGACCGTTTAGCTCAGGTGTCAGATCAGGAATTTCAGCGTAGTCGAGTGGAAATCTTGTCAGGTCTGATGCGCTTGCGCCAAATCTGTGATACCCCTGCACTCTTTATGGAGGATTATCAGGGCGCCAGTGGTAAACTGGATAGTCTCCGAGACCTGCTGCTACAGGTGGCAGACGGTGGACACCGTGTCTTGATTTTCTCGCAGTTCAAGGGAATGTTGGAGAAAATTGAACAAGAACTGCCAGACTTGGGCATGACATCCTTTAAAATTACGGGTTCAACCCCAGCCAAGGAAAGACAAGACATGACCAAGGCCTTTAACCAAGGGGAAAGAGATGCCTTTCTGATTTCCCTTAAGGCTGGTGGTGTCGGTCTCAACCTGACAGGTGCTGATACAGTGATCTTGGTTGACCTTTGGTGGAATCCTGCGGTGGAAGCGCAAGCTATTGGCCGTGCCCATCGGATGGGTCAGGAAGAAACGGTTGAGGTTTATCGCTTAGTGACCAAGGGAACTATTGAAGAAAAAATTCAGGAACTCCAAGAACAAAAGAAACATCTGGTGTCACAAGTATTGGATGGCACAGAGTCACGTGGCAGTCTGACCCTAGCAGAAATTAGAGAAATTTTGGGAATTTCTGAAGCCAGCACTTGAAAAATCAAGACAATACGCTATAATGAAGTGTTGAAAGGAAATAGAAAATGAAACAAGAACGATTTCCATTGGTGTCAGATGACGAGGTCATGCTGACTGAAATGCCAGTCATGAACTTGTACGATGAGTCTGATCTGATCAGTAATATCAAGGGTGAGTATCGAGATAAAAATTATTTAGGATGGGCTCCTATTACTGAAGAGGCGCCAGTAAAACCGATTGAAAAGCAAGTCGAGAAACCTAAAAAAGCTCCTTTAGGGGTAAAAAAAGAAGGAAAGAGCTATGCGGAGGTGGCGCGTGAAGAAGCGCGTGCAGACTTGAAAAAGAAACGCTCTGCTAACTATCTAACTCAGGATTTCAGCCGTGCGAGACGTCATTCTAAATCAGGCCTTCTTAGACAGGGCAATCAACCGACAGCGCCTTTCCAAAAGGAAAATCCTGGTGAATTGGTGAAATATAGCCAAAAATTGACCCAGTCTCATTATATCTTGGCGAAAGAAGTTCATTCTATCCCTACCAAGAATGAAGAAGTGTCAGCACCTGCTCCAAAGAAAAACAACTATGATTTTCTAAAGAAAAGCCAAATCTACAATAAAAAAAGTAAACAAACAGAACAAGAACGTCGGGTTGCCCAAGAGTTGAATCTGACAAGAATTACAGAATAGGGGAGAAAACATGCCAAAGACATATCATTTTATCGGAATTAAGGGATCAGGGATGAGTGCCTTGGCCTTGATGTTGCACCAAATGGGGCATAAGGTACAGGGATCAGATGTTGAAAAATACTACTTTACTCAACGTGGTCTTGAGCAGGCAGGGATTACTATTCTTCCTTTTGATGAAAAGAACCTAGACGGTGATATGGAAATTATTGCTGGAAATGCCTTTCGTCCAGATAACAACGTCGAAATTGCCTATGCAGACCAAAATGGTATCAGCTACAAACGTTACCATGAATTTCTAGGTAGCTTTATGCGTGACTTTGTTAGCATGGGAGTAGCTGGAGCGCATGGAAAAACTTCAACGACAGGTATGTTGTCTCATGTCTTGTCTCACATCACAGACACTAGCTTCTTGATTGGGGATGGGACAGGTCGTGGTTCGGCCAATGCCAAATATTTTGTCTTTGAATCTGACGAATATGAGCGCCACTTTATGCCTTACCACCCAGAATACTCTATTATAACCAACATTGACTTTGACCATCCAGACTATTTCACAAGTCTCGAGGATGTTTTCAATGCCTTTAATGACTATGCCAAACAAATTACCAAGGGTCTTTTTGTCTATGGTGAAGATGCAGAATTGCGTAAAATTACGTCTGATGCACCAATTTATTATTATGGTTTTGAAGCAGAAGGTAATGACTTTGTAGCTAGTGAACTTCTTCGTTCAACAACTGGTTCAACCTTCACAGTTCATTTCCGTGGACAAGACTTGGGGCAATTCCACATTCCAACCTTTGGTCGTCACAATATCATGAATGCGACAGCCGTTATTGGTCTTCTTTACACAGCAGGATTTGATTTGAACTTGGTGCGTGAGCACTTGAAAACATTTGCCGGTGTTAAGCGTCGTTTCACTGAGAAAATTGTCAATGATACAGTTATTATCGATGACTTTGCCCACCATCCAACAGAAATTATTGCGACCTTGGATGCGGCTCGTCAGAAATACCCAAGCAAGGAAATTGTAGCAGTCTTCCAACCGCATACCTTTACAAGAACCATTGCCTTGTTGGACGAATTTGCTCACGCTTTGAACCAAGCAGATGCTGTTTACCTAGCGCAGATTTATGGATCAGCTCGTGAAGTAGATCATGGTGATGTTAAGGTGGAAGACCTAGCCAAAAAAATCAACAAGAAACACCAAGTGATCACTGTTGAAAATGTTTCTCCACTCCTAGACCATGACAATGCTGTTTATGTCTTTATGGGAGCAGGAGACATCCAAACCTATGAGTATTCATTCGAGCGTCTCTTGTCTAATTTGACAAGCAATGTTCAATAGGTTATTCTCATGGAGATTCCAATTAAGATCATTCAGGCAAGTAAGTCTGATTTGGCTGAGATAGAGGCGATTCAAACTTCGTCTTTTCCAGCTGAAAAGCAGCAACCTTCCCATATCTTAGAAGAAAGTATCCGTAAGTGTGCGGATACCTTTCTTCTAGCTAGGGATGAAAATCAACTTTTAGGCTATATTCTATCAAGTCCCCAGTCAGACAATCCGCAATGTCTAGAAATACATTCTTTAGTCATTGATACTGACCATCAGAGACAGGGCTTGGGAACACTTCTTCTTGCAGCCTTGAAAGAGGTGGCAGTTGAGCTGGATTACAAAGGGATTCGTTTGAAGAGTCCTGATGAGCTGCTTTCCTATTTTGAAATGAATGGTTTTATTGATGAAGAAACTTCTCTTTATGAAACTAGCCAGGGTTATAGTATGATTTGGTTTAATCCCTTTTATCTGGAGGCAAAATGAAAATCAGACAAGCAAAATTAGAAGATTTGGATCGTATCGTCGAGATTGAACTAGAGAATTTCTCGGTTGAAGAAGCCATTCCTCGATCTGTCTTTGAGGCACATTTGCGAGAAATTCAGACCTCTTTTCTGGTTGCGGAAAAAGAAGGAAGAATCATGGGTTATATTGAAGGGCCAGTTGGACCACACCGCCATCTGCAAGACCAGTCCTTTACAGAAGAAATAAAAGACTATAGTCATGAGCCTGGTGGTTATATCTCTGTGACCTGTCTTTCTATTGCCAAGGAGGCCCAGGGGATAGGACTGGGTCAGCAATTGCTGACAGCCTTGAAAGAAGTTGCTCTTGAAGATGAGAGGGATGGCATTAACCTAACCTGTCATGACTATCTCATCGCCTACTATGAAAAGCATGGATTTGTCAATGAAGGCTTGTCTCAGTCAACCTTTGCAGGGGAAACATGGTATGATATGGTCTGGGAAGCTAATACTCTTCGAAAATCAAATTCAAACCACGTCAGCGTCGCCTTACCGTAGGTATATGTTACTGACTTCGTCAGTTCTATCTGCAACCTCAAAACAGTGTTTTGAGCAACCTGCGGCTAGCTTCCTAGTTTGCTCTTTGATTTTCATTGAGTATAAAAAATAAGCTAGGAAAAGTATCATAGGTTGCTTTTCTTGGACTTTTAAGATATAATATTATGGATTGTCAACAAGGAGGAAAAACTTTTGAGTGAAAAGTCAAGAGAAGAAGAGAAATTAAGCTTTAAAGAGCAGATTCTGAGAGATTTAGAAAAAGTAAAAGGCTATGATGAAGTTCTGAAAGAAGATGAGGCAGTAGTTCGCACTCCTGCAAATGAACCTTCAGCTGAAGAACTCATGGCTGATTCCTTGTCAACGGTAGAGGAGATTATGAGAAAAGCTCCTGCTGCGCCTACTCACCCAAGTCAAGATGTACCAGCTTCTCCAGCAGATGAGATTCAAAGAGAAACTCCTGGTGTTCCAAGTCATCCAAGTCAAGATGTACCTTCTTCTCCAGCGGAAGAAAGTGGATCAAGACCAGGTTCAGGTCCTGTTAGACCTAAGAAACTTGAAAGAGAATACAATGAAACCCCAACAAGGGTAGCTGTTTCCTATAAGACGGCAGAGAAAAAAGCAGAACAAGCAGGTCCAGAAACACCTATGCCTGCTACAGAAACAGTGGATATCATCAGCGATACACCACGTCGTAGCCGTAGAGAAGGAGCAAAACCCGTTAAGCCTAAGAAAGAGAAGAAGTCACATGTGAAAGCCTTTGTGATTTCATTCCTTGTATTCCTTGCCTTGCTCTCAGCAGGTGGTTACTTTGGTTACCAGTACGTGCTAGATTCTTTGTTACCTATTGATGCTAATTCTAAGAAATATGTGACGGTTGGAATTCCAGAAGGTTCAAACGTTCAAGAAATCGGTACGACGCTTGAAAAAGCTGGTTTGGTAAAGCATGGTCTGATTTTTAGCTTTTATGCCAAGTATAAAAATTATACCGATTTGAAAGCAGGTTACTACAATTTGCAAAAGAGTATGAGTACAGAAGACTTACTCAAAGAGTTGCAAAAAGGTGGAACAGATGAACCACAAGAACCTGTCCTTGCGACTTTGACAATTCCAGAAGGTTATACTTTGGATCAGATTGCTCAAGCTGTGGGTCAATTGCAAGGTGACTTCAAAGAGCCTTTGACAGCGGATGCTTTCCTAGCAAAAGTTCAAGATGAGACGTTTATCAGTCAAGAAGTTGCCAAATATCCGAGTATACTTGAAAGCTTGCCTACAAAGGAAAGTGGCGTTCGTTATCGTTTGGAAGGATATCTTTTCCCAGCTACTTACTCTATCAAGGAAAGCACAACTGTTGAGAGCTTGATTGATGAGATGTTAGCTGCTATGGATAAGAACCTATCTCCTTACTATAGTACTATCAAATCTAAAAACTTGACTGTCAATGAGTTGTTGACCATTGCTTCCTTGGTCGAAAAAGAAGGTGCCAAGACAGAAGATCGTAAGCTCATTGCCGGTGTATTCTACAATCGTTTGAATCGTGATATGCCACTTCAAAGTAACATTGCAATTTTGTATGCCCAAGGAAAACTGGGGCAAAATATCAGCCTAGCTGAGGATGTTGCGATTGATACCAACATTGATTCACCTTATAATGTTTATAAAAATGTAGGTCTCATGCCTGGTCCAGTCGATAGTCCAAGTCTGGATGCGATTGAGTCAAGCATCAATCAAACTAAGAGCGATAACCTCTACTTTGTAGCAGATGTCACAGATGGCAAGGTCTACTATGCTAACAATCAAGAAGACCACGACCGCAATGTCGCTGAACATGTCAACAGCAAATTAAACCAAACAAACTAAAATTATGTGATACTTCACATAATTTTCTTTCGAAAATATCATCAGAAGAAAGTTGAGAAAAATGGCAGAAAAAACATATCCTATGACCCTTGAGGAAAAGGAAAAACTTGAAAAAGAATTAGAAGAATTGAAATTAGTTCGTCGACCAGAAGTGGTAGAACGCATTAAGATTGCCCGTTCATACGGTGACCTTTCAGAAAACAGTGAGTACGAAGCAGCGAAGGATGAACAAGCCTTTGTTGAAGGACAAATCTCTAGCTTGGAAACAAAAATCCGCTATGCTGAAATCGTCAATAGCGACGCAGTTGCCCAGGACGAAGTAGCGATTGGTAAAACAGTCACCATCCAAGAAATTGGTGAGGACGAAGAAGAAGTTTATATTATCGTAGGTTCAGCTGGTGCGGATGCCTTTGCAGGTAAAGTTTCAAATGAAAGCCCAATTGGACAAGCCTTGATTGGCAAGAAAACAGGTGACACAGCAACGATTGAAACACCTGTTGGTAGCTATGATGTAAAAATCTTGAAGGTTGAAAAAACAGCCTAAAAACAGAAAAAAGGAGTGGGGAGGCTATGCGCTTCACTCACTCCTTTTTCCATTTTAAATTGAATTGGAGACGATATGAGTTCAAAGAAGAAAAAAAATAAGATGGAGCGTGGTCTAACCAATCGTCACGTGCAGGTTATGGCCATTGCGGGAACAATCGGAACAGGACTCTTTCTGGGAGCAGGTCGCTCTATCAGCCTAACAGGTCCTTCCATTGTACTGATTTATATGATTACTGGGGCCTTCATGTTCCTCATGATGCGTGCGGTTGGGGAAATGCTCTACCAAGATCCTGAGCAACATACCTTTATCAACTTTATCACGCGTCATTTGGGTAAGGGCTGGGGCTATTTCTCGGTTTGGTCTTATTGGCTATCTGTTGTCTTTATCGGTATGGCGGAAATCACTGCTATCGCACATTATGTGCAATTTTGGTTTCCAACTTGGCCGAGTTGGATGATTGAGATTGGATTTTTGACTATTCTAGCCTTGGTCAATCTGATTGCGGTGAAGCTCTTTGGAGAAGTTGAGTTTTGGTTTGCGATGGTCAAGATTGTGGCTATTTTAGCCATGATTGCAACAGGGGTCTTTATGGTCTTGACAGGCTTTAAGACACCTCATGGAGTAGCAAGTTTGGCTAATATTGCCGACAATTTCTCCCTCTTCCCAAATGGTGGAGTGAACTTTGTCATGGCCTTCCAGATGGTTTTCTTTGCCTACCTCATGATTGAGTTTATTGGGGTAACGACTTCAGAAACAAAAAATCCACGCCAGGTCTTGCCAAAAGCCGTTAAGGAAATTCCTTTGCGTATCGCCTTTTTCTACGGTGGTGCCCTCTTAGCCATCATGGCTATCATTCCGTGGCGTGAACTTGCATCGGCTGATTCTCCCTTTGTTACAGTATTTGAGTTAGCAGGTATCAAGTGGGCGGCAGCCTTGATTAACTTCGTCGTTTTGACGTCAGCAGCATCTGCTCTTAACTCAACCCTTTATTCAACAGGACGTCATTTGTATCAGATTGCCCATGATTCACCAAATCCATTCTTAAAGGCTATTAAGGCAGATACTCTTTCCCGTCACAACGTACCACAAAATGCCATCATCGCCTCAGCAATTTTGATTGCCCTAGCAGCCTTTATCAACGTATTGCCAGGTGTTTCTGATGCCTTTGCCTTGATTACGGCATCGTCGTCTGGTGTCTATATTGCCATTTATATCTTAATCATGGTGGCTCACCTTAAATACCGCAAGTCACCAGACTTTATGGCGGATGGCTATCTCATGCCCCATTATCGTTTCCTAAATCCTTTAACCATGCTCTTCTTTGCCTTTGTCTTTGTAACCCTCTTTTTACAAGAGTCTACATTTGTAGGAGCAATCGGCTCAGCTATCTGGATTATCGGTTTCGGTATTTATAGCCAGTGGAAATTTAGAAAATAGATTAAAGACTCACCAACTCAGGTTGGTGGGTTTTTGCTAGTTTGACAGTCTATTGAAATAAGACTATAATCAAGTTGTAATAGTGTTTGAGGAGGTTTAGATGTACTTTAGATTGGAAAACAAGGAGTCTCAGAAAGCACAAGAAATTGGGAATTTGATTCGTGTTTATAACCGTTCAAAACGAGAAGATGCCGAAAGTGAGCCACTTAATCTTTATGTCGAAGATGAAAAGGGCAATCTCCTGGCAGGTTTGATAGCAGAGACTTTTGGAAATTGGCTAGAAATCGAGTATTTATTTGTAAAAGAGGAATTGAGAGGACAAGGAATCGGTTCAAAACTATTGCAGCAAGCAGAAACTGAAGCTAAGAATCGAGACTGTCGTTTTGCTTTTGTCAATACTTACCAGTTTCAAGCTCCAGATTTTTATAAAAGGCATGGCTACAAGGAAGTCTTTACCTTACAAGACTATCCCTACATTGGGCAAAGATATTATTACCAAAAGGATTTGTAAGGAGAATATGAAATCATAAAGTAAAGAGGGGGCTTGACATAAGTATGAAGGAGATTCTTGATAAATACCAGTTAAATCCTACAAATTGTGTCTTTCTGGGCAATATTGGGTACAATGCAATGACAGCTGAGAAATTGGTAATCAAGTCCTATCAGGTTAAGAAAAGAAGCGATGCCGTCGATATTTTGAAATCCTATATTTAAACTTAACACTCTCTATTTTTTTAAATTGACCTTAATCCGAGATTCCCCTCTCGGATTTTGTGTTGCTTTCATTAAATTTACAGGTAAGACTTGCTAGCTTCAGTAAATATACACAAGCTTTTCA encodes the following:
- a CDS encoding MalY/PatB family protein codes for the protein MGKYDFTSLPNRIGHHTYKWKEAETDSEVLPAWIADMDFVVLPEIRQAVQTYADQLVYGYTYASDDLIKEVQKWEATQHGYHFDKEDLVFIEGVVPAISTAIQAFTKEGEAVLINTPVYPPFARSVKLNNRRLITNSLVEKDGLFEIDFDRLEKDLVEEEVKLYILCNPHNPGGRVWEKEVLEKIGQLCQKHGVFLVSDEIHQDLALFGHKHHSFNTINPDFKEFAIVLSSATKTFNIAGTKNSYAVIENPKLRLAYQKRQLANNQHEISGLGYLATEAAYRYGKGWLEELKQVFEDHINYVVDLFGKETKIKVMKPQGTYLIWLDFSAYDLTDETLQELLRNEAKVILNRGLDFGEEGSLHARLNVAMPKSLLQEVCQRIVTTFAKR
- a CDS encoding DEAD/DEAH box helicase, which produces MAKLIPGKVRIEGVALYETGKVDIIKEKNNRLYARVAEEELRYSLEDGLVFCACDFFQKRGYCVHLAALEHFLKNDDCGQEILQSLEEGHEEKEAVETKVTLGGKFLDRILSPKSDRAYELSAVGQVEAGTNHILWTLRIGQINSQKYYVIRDIPLFLRIVEQRKSYMIGKTYEESLSWEAFDEASQELLTFLRGLMEEGQAPDLFFQNQGRHLFFPLTFFEQGVNLLMTLPHFQFDHQVDSYQTLLFQDMHADANLFAFTVTEYSDYFEMEISESPRVNVFYQGAVLFHKGQVYFLTDQQMRLLKEIKALPVDQYGKKHLQFDSSDRDKLASCLTLFSQMGTVSAPERLQIKTFAPSFYFDREEDNRIRLEIQFDYGDRQVSSRQELEELPFSSDADLEKRIFQVCLVTGFEADFQSWRQTLKAESVYHFFHDIIPVFEKLGNVDLSDKLAELYSLASPQVQIASKGGLLEIQFDFQDIAQEEIDQAMQALVANQDFYIDSSNQVYFFDEETKKIRQNLQELGQFELKDGSLQARKSLAYSLAHLFEGRDRVSFSQEFQNLAHDLTHPENFPRQATQVQADLRDYQEKGIGWLQMLHHYGFGGILADDMGLGKTLQTIAFLTSQVTKESRVLILAPSGLIYNWADEFQKFAPQLDVAVVHGLKTSREEILAESHQIYVTSYATFRQDSELYQGMAFDFLFLDEAQVMKNAQTKIAQTLRQFVVPSVFALSGTPIENHLGELWSIFQIVMPGLLPSKKEFMKLSAERVAQFIKPFVMRRKKEEVLTELPDLIEVVYKNELEDQQKAIYLAQLQQMRDRLAQVSDQEFQRSRVEILSGLMRLRQICDTPALFMEDYQGASGKLDSLRDLLLQVADGGHRVLIFSQFKGMLEKIEQELPDLGMTSFKITGSTPAKERQDMTKAFNQGERDAFLISLKAGGVGLNLTGADTVILVDLWWNPAVEAQAIGRAHRMGQEETVEVYRLVTKGTIEEKIQELQEQKKHLVSQVLDGTESRGSLTLAEIREILGISEAST
- a CDS encoding cystathionine gamma-synthase; its protein translation is MKQERFPLVSDDEVMLTEMPVMNLYDESDLISNIKGEYRDKNYLGWAPITEEAPVKPIEKQVEKPKKAPLGVKKEGKSYAEVAREEARADLKKKRSANYLTQDFSRARRHSKSGLLRQGNQPTAPFQKENPGELVKYSQKLTQSHYILAKEVHSIPTKNEEVSAPAPKKNNYDFLKKSQIYNKKSKQTEQERRVAQELNLTRITE
- the murC gene encoding UDP-N-acetylmuramate--L-alanine ligase, which gives rise to MPKTYHFIGIKGSGMSALALMLHQMGHKVQGSDVEKYYFTQRGLEQAGITILPFDEKNLDGDMEIIAGNAFRPDNNVEIAYADQNGISYKRYHEFLGSFMRDFVSMGVAGAHGKTSTTGMLSHVLSHITDTSFLIGDGTGRGSANAKYFVFESDEYERHFMPYHPEYSIITNIDFDHPDYFTSLEDVFNAFNDYAKQITKGLFVYGEDAELRKITSDAPIYYYGFEAEGNDFVASELLRSTTGSTFTVHFRGQDLGQFHIPTFGRHNIMNATAVIGLLYTAGFDLNLVREHLKTFAGVKRRFTEKIVNDTVIIDDFAHHPTEIIATLDAARQKYPSKEIVAVFQPHTFTRTIALLDEFAHALNQADAVYLAQIYGSAREVDHGDVKVEDLAKKINKKHQVITVENVSPLLDHDNAVYVFMGAGDIQTYEYSFERLLSNLTSNVQ
- a CDS encoding GNAT family N-acetyltransferase; translation: MEIPIKIIQASKSDLAEIEAIQTSSFPAEKQQPSHILEESIRKCADTFLLARDENQLLGYILSSPQSDNPQCLEIHSLVIDTDHQRQGLGTLLLAALKEVAVELDYKGIRLKSPDELLSYFEMNGFIDEETSLYETSQGYSMIWFNPFYLEAK
- a CDS encoding GNAT family N-acetyltransferase, producing the protein MKIRQAKLEDLDRIVEIELENFSVEEAIPRSVFEAHLREIQTSFLVAEKEGRIMGYIEGPVGPHRHLQDQSFTEEIKDYSHEPGGYISVTCLSIAKEAQGIGLGQQLLTALKEVALEDERDGINLTCHDYLIAYYEKHGFVNEGLSQSTFAGETWYDMVWEANTLRKSNSNHVSVALP
- the mltG gene encoding endolytic transglycosylase MltG, with translation MSEKSREEEKLSFKEQILRDLEKVKGYDEVLKEDEAVVRTPANEPSAEELMADSLSTVEEIMRKAPAAPTHPSQDVPASPADEIQRETPGVPSHPSQDVPSSPAEESGSRPGSGPVRPKKLEREYNETPTRVAVSYKTAEKKAEQAGPETPMPATETVDIISDTPRRSRREGAKPVKPKKEKKSHVKAFVISFLVFLALLSAGGYFGYQYVLDSLLPIDANSKKYVTVGIPEGSNVQEIGTTLEKAGLVKHGLIFSFYAKYKNYTDLKAGYYNLQKSMSTEDLLKELQKGGTDEPQEPVLATLTIPEGYTLDQIAQAVGQLQGDFKEPLTADAFLAKVQDETFISQEVAKYPSILESLPTKESGVRYRLEGYLFPATYSIKESTTVESLIDEMLAAMDKNLSPYYSTIKSKNLTVNELLTIASLVEKEGAKTEDRKLIAGVFYNRLNRDMPLQSNIAILYAQGKLGQNISLAEDVAIDTNIDSPYNVYKNVGLMPGPVDSPSLDAIESSINQTKSDNLYFVADVTDGKVYYANNQEDHDRNVAEHVNSKLNQTN
- the greA gene encoding transcription elongation factor GreA; translated protein: MAEKTYPMTLEEKEKLEKELEELKLVRRPEVVERIKIARSYGDLSENSEYEAAKDEQAFVEGQISSLETKIRYAEIVNSDAVAQDEVAIGKTVTIQEIGEDEEEVYIIVGSAGADAFAGKVSNESPIGQALIGKKTGDTATIETPVGSYDVKILKVEKTA
- a CDS encoding amino acid permease; amino-acid sequence: MSSKKKKNKMERGLTNRHVQVMAIAGTIGTGLFLGAGRSISLTGPSIVLIYMITGAFMFLMMRAVGEMLYQDPEQHTFINFITRHLGKGWGYFSVWSYWLSVVFIGMAEITAIAHYVQFWFPTWPSWMIEIGFLTILALVNLIAVKLFGEVEFWFAMVKIVAILAMIATGVFMVLTGFKTPHGVASLANIADNFSLFPNGGVNFVMAFQMVFFAYLMIEFIGVTTSETKNPRQVLPKAVKEIPLRIAFFYGGALLAIMAIIPWRELASADSPFVTVFELAGIKWAAALINFVVLTSAASALNSTLYSTGRHLYQIAHDSPNPFLKAIKADTLSRHNVPQNAIIASAILIALAAFINVLPGVSDAFALITASSSGVYIAIYILIMVAHLKYRKSPDFMADGYLMPHYRFLNPLTMLFFAFVFVTLFLQESTFVGAIGSAIWIIGFGIYSQWKFRK
- a CDS encoding GNAT family N-acetyltransferase, coding for MYFRLENKESQKAQEIGNLIRVYNRSKREDAESEPLNLYVEDEKGNLLAGLIAETFGNWLEIEYLFVKEELRGQGIGSKLLQQAETEAKNRDCRFAFVNTYQFQAPDFYKRHGYKEVFTLQDYPYIGQRYYYQKDL